The genomic DNA AGTAGTTTCTTTCTCTTTTTTTTCGTTTCCAAGAAGGGAACTGAATTTAGTGAATTTATTTATGTCATACACTGTTTTTATCGTTTTCACTGTTAGTTTGGTTTCCTCTTTTATTCTTCTTTTTAGTTCGTTTTGGCTGAAGTAGATCTCGTTGGCTATGATGGGGTCATCGCAAGCTATGTAAAGCTCTGATTTTTTCACAAAAAACTTATAGGGGACCGCATGCTTGAAGAGAAAATCTCCTGCTATATTTTTCCAGTTGGAGAGAATGGAGTACATTATTGACATACTTGGAGGTATGTATCTTGAGAGTAGTTTTTTTACGATGGATGAGATCATTTTGATAGTTCTCTAGATTTTTTTGTTGCTTCTTCAACTGCCTTGATGAAGGCAAACCTGAGCCTATTTTCTTCAAGGGCCTTTATGCCTTCGGCAGTTGTGCCACCGGGGGACATTACCATATCTTTTAAAGCCTCAGGGTGTAGTTTGCTGAAGTTTTCCAAAACCATCTTTGCACTTCCTAGCACAGTTTGTGCGGAAAGTAATAAAGCGTCATTTCTGCTAAGTCCCATTCTCACTCCTCCATCCGCAAGAGCTTGTATGACCATAAATATATATGCAGGACCACTTCCAGAAAGTCCTGTTACTACGTCAATAAGATCCTCATTTTCAACAACCACTCCCTTACCGAGCTGTTCAAAAAGTTTTAAAACGATTCCCCTATTCTTTTCTTCTACTTTCTCGCTGAAGAATATTCCAAATGCTCCTTCTCCAACCAAAGTAGGAGTGTTTGGCATTACTCTGACTATTTGCACTTGACCACCTATTGCTTCTTCTATCTTCTCAACCCTAATGCCTGCAAGAATAGATATTAGTACTTTATCTTTGATAAGTGAGAGATAGGCTTCATTTCTTTTGTCTATTGCCTCGTTGATCATGTGTTTTACTTCTCTGAGTGAGTTGGTTAAGTCTTTGGGCTTAACACATAGGAATATTATGTTGCAGGTGTTGAACAGAGAGGTAACACTATCAAGAGTTTTCAGTCCGGCATTTCTTGCCTCTTTCATCTTATTCTCATCTTTGTCGTAGACGTAGAAGTTTTCGTTTGGAATGATGCTATCTTTTGCATAGAGTAATCCTTTAGCTAGGGCACTGCCCATATTACCAAAGCCTATGAAGCCCAAGTTTTTGTTTAGCTTTTCCATATGGTGTATTCTGTCTGGATAGAAAGTATATTAGCGGAGGAATACTGCCGGCAAGTTAGAGAAGTTTTTGATTGCCAGACCATAAGTTGGTGGAAGTTTTAAACCTTTGAAATGTTATTTTGGAGACAAGAAGTTTAAGAAGTTAGGAGAGGGTGGATGATAGGATTGAAATTTACTGAATTTTCGTTTTAACTAGAAAATAGTATTTTTTGAAATAGATAATATTTTTTATGCAGACTATTGGTGAGGTTTTTTTAAAGAAAAAGGCTGAGAAAAGGGTGAGGAATTTTTATCTTTGGGTATACAAAGATGACATAAAGAAGCTTTCGTTTAGTGGTAATAGAGAAGGATGGGTTTCGGTGTTAACGGAGGATGGGGATTTTATTTGCAAAGGTTTTTATTCTCCTGATGTTTCTAAACCTGTTAAGGTGTTTTCGTATGACAGAAACGTGAATGTTGATATTGAGGTGAAGAAGAGGATTTTATTTTCTTTTGAGATGCGTAGGAAGCTTGGTTTTTCGGGGGTGATTGATAGCGAAAACTTCCGGGTTGTTTATTCTGAGTCTGATTTTCTTCCGGGACTGATAATTGACAAGTATGAGGAATTTGTTGGGATACAGCTGAGAAACAGGCTTTTTGAGAGTTTAAGGGATGTGGTAGTGGATAGCATAGTGAAGTTTATTGAGGTTGAGAATATTTACGAGAGAAGCTATGGTGAGGCAAGGGAAGAGGAAGAGAAATTGCAGTCAAGGAATGTTCCTGTTAAGGGGAGAATTCCCGAACTTATTAGAATTAGGGAGAATGGGTTGCAGTTTGTTTTTGATCCTTTTAAGGGACAGAAGACTGGTTTTTTCCTAGATCAGAGTGTTAATAGAGAGATTGTTGCTGGTTTGTGTTCTTATGGAATGAAGGTTTTGGATGTATTTAGTTATGTTGGGGGATTTGGAATATACTGTGCCAAGAAAGGGGCTAAGGTTGTGTGTATTGAAAAAAATGAATATTACTCGGATCTTATAAGGGAGAACTCTTTGATGAATGATGTGAAAGAGAATGTTAGTGTTGTAGTTGGGGATGCTTTTGAGAAAGTAAAAGAGGTTGATGATAGGTTTGATTTGATCATTCTTGATCCACCTACTTTTGTAAAGAGCTTATCGGAGTCTAGAAAGAGATTGCCTGCGTTTATAAGCTTAATAAAGTCTTCTCTTTCACTTCTAAAACCTGAAGGCAAGCTTATAGTTTTTACATGTTCCTACAATTTGTTGAAAGAGCACTTTGTTGCTGCTATAAGAATAGCTGGGATGGAACTTGGGGTAAGATTGAGAATAGAGAGAGAACTGTTGCAGTCTCCAGATCATCCTTGGATACTACAGATGCCTGAGACTTTATACCTTAGGGGGTTTATCGTTTCAAAGCTACCCAAGTTTTAGGCTACAGGTATTTTTTCCTTCTGAATAGGTCTGTGTGGAGATTTTTTATTCTATCAATGAAGA from Brevinematia bacterium includes the following:
- a CDS encoding DciA family protein, translated to MISSIVKKLLSRYIPPSMSIMYSILSNWKNIAGDFLFKHAVPYKFFVKKSELYIACDDPIIANEIYFSQNELKRRIKEETKLTVKTIKTVYDINKFTKFSSLLGNEKKEKETTPSITTEKKRKIEKLTSKVKDTELKEALKTFFETLSIVEKYRKL
- the proC gene encoding pyrroline-5-carboxylate reductase encodes the protein MEKLNKNLGFIGFGNMGSALAKGLLYAKDSIIPNENFYVYDKDENKMKEARNAGLKTLDSVTSLFNTCNIIFLCVKPKDLTNSLREVKHMINEAIDKRNEAYLSLIKDKVLISILAGIRVEKIEEAIGGQVQIVRVMPNTPTLVGEGAFGIFFSEKVEEKNRGIVLKLFEQLGKGVVVENEDLIDVVTGLSGSGPAYIFMVIQALADGGVRMGLSRNDALLLSAQTVLGSAKMVLENFSKLHPEALKDMVMSPGGTTAEGIKALEENRLRFAFIKAVEEATKKSRELSK
- a CDS encoding class I SAM-dependent rRNA methyltransferase, giving the protein MQTIGEVFLKKKAEKRVRNFYLWVYKDDIKKLSFSGNREGWVSVLTEDGDFICKGFYSPDVSKPVKVFSYDRNVNVDIEVKKRILFSFEMRRKLGFSGVIDSENFRVVYSESDFLPGLIIDKYEEFVGIQLRNRLFESLRDVVVDSIVKFIEVENIYERSYGEAREEEEKLQSRNVPVKGRIPELIRIRENGLQFVFDPFKGQKTGFFLDQSVNREIVAGLCSYGMKVLDVFSYVGGFGIYCAKKGAKVVCIEKNEYYSDLIRENSLMNDVKENVSVVVGDAFEKVKEVDDRFDLIILDPPTFVKSLSESRKRLPAFISLIKSSLSLLKPEGKLIVFTCSYNLLKEHFVAAIRIAGMELGVRLRIERELLQSPDHPWILQMPETLYLRGFIVSKLPKF